One genomic region from Amphiprion ocellaris isolate individual 3 ecotype Okinawa chromosome 20, ASM2253959v1, whole genome shotgun sequence encodes:
- the cep170ba gene encoding centrosomal protein of 170 kDa protein B isoform X2, which translates to MSVTSWFLVSSSGTRHRLPREMIFVGRDDCELMLQSRSVDKQHAVINYDTNTDEHMVKDLGSLNGTFVNDLRIPDQTYITLKLSDVIRFGYDAHVYILERSQHKVPEEALKHEKYTSQLQLGIKALEAKAKEKQQFQSSEKSKDSLSNVKHQDRAERRAHSLTAATDPPISKPTPLYGQPSWWGEDEDPANKKQSRGGKLPEQESPEPAKDVPRYEVNGSLSDSQAKSIFSYRREPSYFEIPTKEFQQRPTKKLESQVHEVPTKDTPDPSQCIPSTPTPPIVQSHASFTIEFDDCTPGKMKIKDHVTKFSFRQQRKHSPVEVATTPTEVLSAESKVADWLVQSNASMMRRKSQGEDLYSTNSDPSLPMNTKSNHHEDGSHSDSGHLSSSGKDLLQSEPQIASQGSPKTLRNSEPQRFTSPDSEEPLSYSPPESQSLSSLDKAEPHQAFVIEFFDDNPRKKRSQSFTNNTSPPEPSSHRLQQEKAKKSTSPTGERKVPPPPTTTPPTQRYTIPLKDPAPTVPQRAGSLRREKTDDRISTGFSSRSSSSVSTRPFSSVGRRSKLAQEFTAEFLKQAKQNLSASWDKNSSSASRAAKKETVTVSQSDQSTTSPPRSDGNYQPKTSSPIHQPVPLKATVMPLASQTVEVKSPHRGSRNEEEDSLSDAGTYTIEADVPDKELEEARSKIDQVFGVVESPERTNLSEAETSSAFRPVIVQGREEHRQSSCGEVQPAGAVLQGTPKWMSCWASLADSYTESGPSSGLFDIPSQMELSGGARATIIHKATLSRNHDITDADGSKARRVLPQVPLGEKSDVPTPSIHVHYDPHSTFDVGDKSLVAPGSQDSIHRLTVQDDVEPDSLSDASKSDDGSIIEQRRRPLSDGEEKQTEEKPKVPAKSTSFYIGSEDEVSRPERGGSKTSTPKVERKHVTKTFSTATLIKQKGSQDFGKVKPTVSTPALGQGTRSPELKEGSVSPLIRQESFTKERPSNPRLPNISSQPAQRDLVPELFQGATSQDTHSYLKETENVLAVLEAKLQAGQSGPSPSPVMDSLSGESDVDTSSTVSQQSNKTKPNTMTKKTSVSGFHRERSSASTASQDSNHQSTSSEKHRPLGADSRNKTESVRRPVGLRRSVGKCGSTDLSDDPQSLPYSDQESNNHQTRKKYTVPLQREDGKSTRASQALSRANSLSAPRPTRASMLRRARLGEASDNEGTETDRLSQETGNAPPKQPQEAKKLSRLDMLAMPRKRTSSFNTPSDTEASSTPQWTGRSTGFSNRSTELGGSSSRRASASAPKPVERPQKAPLGKTPITRGRSSSTKYASSTASSRRRQKGSDYTSTSDEEYDSNQSTPKHKRSQTSPASFSPRHQPRSQPVVAMRLTSRNRDSEEENHEGEAFQNWSSHSAEIARLSQDLAKDLAILAREIHDVAGDGDPQNLGREGSAPVSTVTAREQLVQHIPEAGLHYQRVPPSSTPTRAPDQSPSDLEHNSKQQARSRDEVVVDNLMLNPVSQVIVAIRENTEQLADKIKVLFQDRVDIWEEIEARVNSDNDAPVVKTSNKEITAILRELRRVQRQLEVINTVMEPSGQPEATKPSATAVSSSSSSGVRSSRPASSRDWRTVHSVTKRGGGPRPSESVRRAAVTPDDLREGYLV; encoded by the exons TCTCGCAGTGTGGACAAACAGCATGCTGTGATCAACtacgacacaaacacagatgagCACATGGTGAAGGACCTGGGGAGTTTGAATGGG ACATTTGTGAATGATCTGAGGATCCCGGATCAGACGTACATCACCCTCAAGCTGTCGGATGTCATTCGCTTCGGTTATG ATGCTCATGTGTACATCCTGGAGAGGAGTCAGCACAAGGTCCCAGAGGAAGCTCTTAAA CATGAGAAATACACCAGCCAGTTGCAGCTCGGTATAAAAGCCCTGGAGGCCAAGGCGAAGGAAAAACAGCAGTTCCAGAGCTCAGAGAAGAGCAAGGACTCTCTTTCCAATGTCAAACATCAGGACAGGGCTGAGCGTAGAGCCCACTCACTGACAG CTGCCACAGATCCTCCGATTTCCAAGCCTACTCCTCTGTATGGCCAACCGTCCTGGTGGGGGGAGGATGAGGACCCTgccaacaaaaaacagagcagaggtGGAAAACTGCCAGAGCAGGAATCTCCAG AGCCTGCTAAAGATGTGCCCAGATACGAGGTCAACGGTTCTCTGTCAGACAGTCAGGCCAAATCCATCTTCTCCTATCGCCGGGAGCCCAGCTACTTCGAGATCCCAACAAAGGAGTTCCAACAGCGACCTACCAAGAAACTCGAGTCGCAGGTCCATGAGGTTCCAACAAAGGACACCCCAGATCCCTCTCAATGCATCCCTTCCACTCCCACACCCCCCATAGTCCAAAGCCATGCCTCCTTCACCATTGAATTTGATGATTGCACGCCAGGTAAAATGAAGATAAAGGACCATGTGACCAAGTTTTCTTTCCGCCAGCAGCGCAAGCATTCTCCAGTAGAAGTTGCTACCACACCTACTGAAGTGTTGTCAGCAGAAAGCAAAGTTGCTGATTGGCTGGTCCAAAGCAACGCTAGCATGATGAGGAGGAAATCACAAGGTGAAGACTTGTACAGCACAAACAGTGACCCGTCACTTCCGATGAACACCAAGT CAAACCACCATGAAGATGGCTCTCACAGTGATTCAGGACACCTGTCAAGCAGTGGAAAAGATCTTCTCCAATCAGAACCCCAGATTGCATCCCAGGGTTCTCCAAAAACCCTGAGAAATTCCGAACCACAACGCTTTACCTCCCCTGACTCTGAGGAACCTTTGTCCTACTCGCCACCAGAGTCTCAGTCCCTTTCCAGTCTTGACAAGGCTGAGCCCCACCAGGCCTTTGTCATTGAATTCTTTGATGATAACCCAAGAAAGAAGCGCTCCCAGTCCTTCACCAATAACACTAGCCCACCAGAGCCCTCCAGCCACAGGCTCCAGCAAGAGAAGGCAAAGAAGAGCACAAGCCCAACTGGGGAGAGAAAAGTTCCACCTCCACCCACCACAACTCCCCCAACCCAACGATACACAATCCCTCTCAAGGACCCAGCTCCCACAGTACCCCAGAGAGCTGGCTCTCTACGAAGGGAAAAGACAGATGATCGAATCAGCACAGGCTTTTCTtcccgctcctcctcctctgtgtctACAAGACCCTTCAGCAGCGTGGGCCGGAGATCTAAACTCGCCCAGGAATTTACTGCAGAATTTCTCAAACAAGCAAAGCAGAACTTATCTGCTAGCTGGGATAAAAATAGTTCTAGTGCCTCAAGAGCAGCTAAAAAAGAGACAGTGACAGTATCACAGTCTGACCAGAGTACTACTAGCCCCCCTCGATCTGATGGAAATTACCAACCTAAAACTTCCTCCCCTATCCACCAGCCTGTTCCCCTCAAAGCCACGGTCATGCCTCTAGCATCTCAAACTGTGGAGGTCAAGAGTCCTCATCGTGGATCAAGaaatgaggaggaggacagtCTGAGTGACGCCGGAACCTACACTATAGAAGCAGATGTTCCAGATAAAGAACTGGAGGAGGCAAGAAGCAAGATTGACCAG GTGTTTGGTGTTGTTGAGAGTCCTGAGCGAACGAACCTGAGTGAAGCAGAAACATCATCAGCATTTAGGCCTGTTATTGTTCAGGGCAGGGAGGAGCATAGGCAGAGTAGCTGTGGGGAG GTTCAGCCGGCAGGTGCTGTGTTGCAGGGGACTCCTAAGTGGATGTCTTGCTGGGCCAGCTTGGCGGACAGCTACACAGAATCTGGCCCTTCGTCTGGCCTCTTTGACATCCCTTCCCAGATGGAACTGTCAGGAGGGG CACGAGCTACAATCATCCACAAGGCCACACTCAGCCGAAACCACGACATCACAGATGCCGACGGTTCCAAAGCTCGACGCGTCCTGCCACAGGTACCGCTGGGGGAGAAGAGTGACGTTCCAACTCCCAGCATTCATGTTCACTATGACCCGCATTCAACGTTCGATGTAGGAGACAAGAGCTTGGTGGCGCCCGGCTCCCAAGACAGCATTCACAGGTTAACAGTGCAGGATGACGTAGAGCCTGACAGTCTGAGTGATGCCAGCAAATCAGATGACGGATCCATCatagagcagaggaggaggccaCTGTCAGACGGAGAAGAAAAGCAAACTGAGGAGAAGCCCAAAGTCCCAGCAAAGTCTACATCTTTCTACATCGGGTCGGAAGACGAGGTGTCCAGACCAGAGCGGGGAGGCTCAAAAACCAGCACTCCGAAGGTTGAGAGGAAACATGTGACCAAAACTTTCTCAACAGCCACTCTGATTAAACAGAAAGGCAGTCAGGACTTTGGAAAAGTAAAACCTACTGTATCAACTCCTGCCCTGGGCCAGGGGACACGGAGTCCAGAGTTAAAGGAGGGCTCAGTTTCCCCATTAATCAGACAGGAGAGCTTCACCAAGGAGCGGCCCAGCAATCCACGACTGCCCAACATCTCGAGCCAGCCTGCACAAAGAGACCTAGTCCCTGAATTATTTCAGGGAGCCACCAGTCAGGACACTCATTCTTACCtcaaagagacagagaatgtCCTGGCTGTTCTAGAAGCAAAACTCCAAGCAGGACAATCAGGGCCCTCTCCGTCTCCTGTTATGGACTCTCTTTCTGGGGAGTCTGATGTGGATACCTCTAGCACAGTCAGCCAGCAAAGCAATAAAACCAAGCCAAACACAATGACGAAAAAAACATCCGTTAGTGGCTTCCATAGAGAGAGGTCTTCAGCTAGCACAGCTAGTCAGGACTCAAATCATCAGTCCACATCATCAGAAAAGCACCGTCCTCTGGGAGCAGACAGTAGAAACAAGACTGAGTCTGTCAGGAGGCCGGTTGGACTGAGACGTAGCGTGGGGAAATGTGGCTCCACAGACCTTAGCGATGACCCTCAGAGTTTACCTTACTCTGATCAGGAGTCTAACAACCACCAAACACGCAAGAAGTACACCGTGCCCCTTCAGAGGGAGGACGGCAAGAGCACTAGAGCATCCCAGGCCCTGAGTCGTGCCAACAGCTTGTCAGCTCCAAGACCTACCAGGGCCTCCATGCTCCGTCGGGCTCGCCTGGGAGAGGCCTCTGACAACGAGGGCACAGAGACGGACAGACTGTCCCAGGAGACAGGCAACGCCCCACCTAAGCAGCCTCAGGAAGCCAAGAAACTTTCCAGGCTGGATATGCTGGCCATGCCTCGCAAGCGGACAAGCTCATTCAACACACCCAGTGACACCGAGGCCTCATCCACCCCGCAGTGGACGGGCAGGAGCACAGGATTTTCTAACCGCAGCACAGAGTTAGGCGGCAGCTCTTCTCGAAGGGCCTCTGCTTCAGCGCCAAAGCCTGTAGAAAGGCCACAGAAAGCGCCGCTCGGCAAAACCCCAATCACTCGTGGACGCTCCAGCAGTACCAAATACGCCAGCAGCACAGCAA GCTCTAGGAGACGACAGAAAGGCTCTGACTATACCTCTACCTCAGATGAGGAGTACGACTCAAACCAGAGCACTCCTAAACACAAACGCTCCCAAACTTCCCCAGCTTCTTTTAGCCCCCGTCATCAGCCTCGATCACAGCCGGTGGTTGCCATGCGTCTGACATCTCGAAACAGAGATTCTGAAGAGGAGAACCACGAGGGAGAGGCCTTCCAAAATTGGTCCTCTCACAGTGCTGAGATTGCACG GTTGAGTCAAGATCTAGCCAAAGACTTGGCAATCTTGGCCAGAGAGATTCATGATGTAGCAGGCGATGGTGATCCACAAAACCTTGGAAGGGAGGGCAGTGCACCTGTCTCCACGGTGACCGCTCGTGAACAG CTGGTTCAGCATATTCCAGAGGCTGGATTACACTACCAGAGAGTCCCACCAAGTTCTACTCCTACGAGGGCACCCGACCAGAGCCCAAGTGACCTTGAACATAACTCTAAGCAACAAGCTCGAAGCAGAGATGAG gTTGTCGTGGATAATTTGATGCTGAATCCAGTGTCTCAGGTTATCGTTGCCATCAGAGAAAACACGGAGCAACTTGCTGACAAAATTAA GGTACTGTTCCAGGACAGGGTGGATATCTGGGAGGAAATAGAGGCAAGGGTTAATTCTGATAATGATGCCCCTGTTGTCAAGACTTCCAACAAG GAAATCACAGCTATCTTGAGAGAACTGAGGAGAGTTCAGAGACAACTCGAGG TCATTAACACAGTCATGGAACCCAGTGGGCAGCCCGAAGCTACCAAACCCTCAGCCACTgccgtctcctcctcctcttcgtctgGAGTTCGGTCCTCTAGACCTGCTTCCTCACGAGACTGGAGAACAGTTCACTCTGTTACCAAGCGTGGCGGTGGCCCGAGGCCCAGCGAGAGCGTCAGGAGAGCAGCTGTGACCCCAGACGATCTCAGAGAGGGATATTTAGTCTGA
- the cep170ba gene encoding centrosomal protein of 170 kDa protein B isoform X3 has product MSVTSWFLVSSSGTRHRLPREMIFVGRDDCELMLQSRSVDKQHAVINYDTNTDEHMVKDLGSLNGTFVNDLRIPDQTYITLKLSDVIRFGYDAHVYILERSQHKVPEEALKHEKYTSQLQLGIKALEAKAKEKQQFQSSEKSKDSLSNVKHQDRAERRAHSLTAATDPPISKPTPLYGQPSWWGEDEDPANKKQSRGGKLPEQESPEPAKDVPRYEVNGSLSDSQAKSIFSYRREPSYFEIPTKEFQQRPTKKLESQVHEVPTKDTPDPSQCIPSTPTPPIVQSHASFTIEFDDCTPGKMKIKDHVTKFSFRQQRKHSPVEVATTPTEVLSAESKVADWLVQSNASMMRRKSQGEDLYSTNSDPSLPMNTKSNHHEDGSHSDSGHLSSSGKDLLQSEPQIASQGSPKTLRNSEPQRFTSPDSEEPLSYSPPESQSLSSLDKAEPHQAFVIEFFDDNPRKKRSQSFTNNTSPPEPSSHRLQQEKAKKSTSPTGERKVPPPPTTTPPTQRYTIPLKDPAPTVPQRAGSLRREKTDDRISTGFSSRSSSSVSTRPFSSVGRRSKLAQEFTAEFLKQAKQNLSASWDKNSSSASRAAKKETVTVSQSDQSTTSPPRSDGNYQPKTSSPIHQPVPLKATVMPLASQTVEVKSPHRGSRNEEEDSLSDAGTYTIEADVPDKELEEARSKIDQVFGVVESPERTNLSEAETSSAFRPVIVQGREEHRQSSCGEVRPAPEQGQGLVKVQPAGAVLQGTPKWMSCWASLADSYTESGPSSGLFDIPSQMELSGGARATIIHKATLSRNHDITDADGSKARRVLPQVPLGEKSDVPTPSIHVHYDPHSTFDVGDKSLVAPGSQDSIHRLTVQDDVEPDSLSDASKSDDGSIIEQRRRPLSDGEEKQTEEKPKVPAKSTSFYIGSEDEVSRPERGGSKTSTPKVERKHVTKTFSTATLIKQKGSQDFGKVKPTVSTPALGQGTRSPELKEGSVSPLIRQESFTKERPSNPRLPNISSQPAQRDLVPELFQGATSQDTHSYLKETENVLAVLEAKLQAGQSGPSPSPVMDSLSGESDVDTSSTVSQQSNKTKPNTMTKKTSVSGFHRERSSASTASQDSNHQSTSSEKHRPLGADSRNKTESVRRPVGLRRSVGKCGSTDLSDDPQSLPYSDQESNNHQTRKKYTVPLQREDGKSTRASQALSRANSLSAPRPTRASMLRRARLGEASDNEGTETDRLSQETGNAPPKQPQEAKKLSRLDMLAMPRKRTSSFNTPSDTEASSTPQWTGRSTGFSNRSTELGGSSSRRASASAPKPVERPQKAPLGKTPITRGRSSSTKYASSTATSFSPRHQPRSQPVVAMRLTSRNRDSEEENHEGEAFQNWSSHSAEIARLSQDLAKDLAILAREIHDVAGDGDPQNLGREGSAPVSTVTAREQLVQHIPEAGLHYQRVPPSSTPTRAPDQSPSDLEHNSKQQARSRDEVVVDNLMLNPVSQVIVAIRENTEQLADKIKVLFQDRVDIWEEIEARVNSDNDAPVVKTSNKEITAILRELRRVQRQLEVINTVMEPSGQPEATKPSATAVSSSSSSGVRSSRPASSRDWRTVHSVTKRGGGPRPSESVRRAAVTPDDLREGYLV; this is encoded by the exons TCTCGCAGTGTGGACAAACAGCATGCTGTGATCAACtacgacacaaacacagatgagCACATGGTGAAGGACCTGGGGAGTTTGAATGGG ACATTTGTGAATGATCTGAGGATCCCGGATCAGACGTACATCACCCTCAAGCTGTCGGATGTCATTCGCTTCGGTTATG ATGCTCATGTGTACATCCTGGAGAGGAGTCAGCACAAGGTCCCAGAGGAAGCTCTTAAA CATGAGAAATACACCAGCCAGTTGCAGCTCGGTATAAAAGCCCTGGAGGCCAAGGCGAAGGAAAAACAGCAGTTCCAGAGCTCAGAGAAGAGCAAGGACTCTCTTTCCAATGTCAAACATCAGGACAGGGCTGAGCGTAGAGCCCACTCACTGACAG CTGCCACAGATCCTCCGATTTCCAAGCCTACTCCTCTGTATGGCCAACCGTCCTGGTGGGGGGAGGATGAGGACCCTgccaacaaaaaacagagcagaggtGGAAAACTGCCAGAGCAGGAATCTCCAG AGCCTGCTAAAGATGTGCCCAGATACGAGGTCAACGGTTCTCTGTCAGACAGTCAGGCCAAATCCATCTTCTCCTATCGCCGGGAGCCCAGCTACTTCGAGATCCCAACAAAGGAGTTCCAACAGCGACCTACCAAGAAACTCGAGTCGCAGGTCCATGAGGTTCCAACAAAGGACACCCCAGATCCCTCTCAATGCATCCCTTCCACTCCCACACCCCCCATAGTCCAAAGCCATGCCTCCTTCACCATTGAATTTGATGATTGCACGCCAGGTAAAATGAAGATAAAGGACCATGTGACCAAGTTTTCTTTCCGCCAGCAGCGCAAGCATTCTCCAGTAGAAGTTGCTACCACACCTACTGAAGTGTTGTCAGCAGAAAGCAAAGTTGCTGATTGGCTGGTCCAAAGCAACGCTAGCATGATGAGGAGGAAATCACAAGGTGAAGACTTGTACAGCACAAACAGTGACCCGTCACTTCCGATGAACACCAAGT CAAACCACCATGAAGATGGCTCTCACAGTGATTCAGGACACCTGTCAAGCAGTGGAAAAGATCTTCTCCAATCAGAACCCCAGATTGCATCCCAGGGTTCTCCAAAAACCCTGAGAAATTCCGAACCACAACGCTTTACCTCCCCTGACTCTGAGGAACCTTTGTCCTACTCGCCACCAGAGTCTCAGTCCCTTTCCAGTCTTGACAAGGCTGAGCCCCACCAGGCCTTTGTCATTGAATTCTTTGATGATAACCCAAGAAAGAAGCGCTCCCAGTCCTTCACCAATAACACTAGCCCACCAGAGCCCTCCAGCCACAGGCTCCAGCAAGAGAAGGCAAAGAAGAGCACAAGCCCAACTGGGGAGAGAAAAGTTCCACCTCCACCCACCACAACTCCCCCAACCCAACGATACACAATCCCTCTCAAGGACCCAGCTCCCACAGTACCCCAGAGAGCTGGCTCTCTACGAAGGGAAAAGACAGATGATCGAATCAGCACAGGCTTTTCTtcccgctcctcctcctctgtgtctACAAGACCCTTCAGCAGCGTGGGCCGGAGATCTAAACTCGCCCAGGAATTTACTGCAGAATTTCTCAAACAAGCAAAGCAGAACTTATCTGCTAGCTGGGATAAAAATAGTTCTAGTGCCTCAAGAGCAGCTAAAAAAGAGACAGTGACAGTATCACAGTCTGACCAGAGTACTACTAGCCCCCCTCGATCTGATGGAAATTACCAACCTAAAACTTCCTCCCCTATCCACCAGCCTGTTCCCCTCAAAGCCACGGTCATGCCTCTAGCATCTCAAACTGTGGAGGTCAAGAGTCCTCATCGTGGATCAAGaaatgaggaggaggacagtCTGAGTGACGCCGGAACCTACACTATAGAAGCAGATGTTCCAGATAAAGAACTGGAGGAGGCAAGAAGCAAGATTGACCAG GTGTTTGGTGTTGTTGAGAGTCCTGAGCGAACGAACCTGAGTGAAGCAGAAACATCATCAGCATTTAGGCCTGTTATTGTTCAGGGCAGGGAGGAGCATAGGCAGAGTAGCTGTGGGGAGGTGAGACCAGCTCCAGAGCAGGGACAGGGTCTGGTAAAG GTTCAGCCGGCAGGTGCTGTGTTGCAGGGGACTCCTAAGTGGATGTCTTGCTGGGCCAGCTTGGCGGACAGCTACACAGAATCTGGCCCTTCGTCTGGCCTCTTTGACATCCCTTCCCAGATGGAACTGTCAGGAGGGG CACGAGCTACAATCATCCACAAGGCCACACTCAGCCGAAACCACGACATCACAGATGCCGACGGTTCCAAAGCTCGACGCGTCCTGCCACAGGTACCGCTGGGGGAGAAGAGTGACGTTCCAACTCCCAGCATTCATGTTCACTATGACCCGCATTCAACGTTCGATGTAGGAGACAAGAGCTTGGTGGCGCCCGGCTCCCAAGACAGCATTCACAGGTTAACAGTGCAGGATGACGTAGAGCCTGACAGTCTGAGTGATGCCAGCAAATCAGATGACGGATCCATCatagagcagaggaggaggccaCTGTCAGACGGAGAAGAAAAGCAAACTGAGGAGAAGCCCAAAGTCCCAGCAAAGTCTACATCTTTCTACATCGGGTCGGAAGACGAGGTGTCCAGACCAGAGCGGGGAGGCTCAAAAACCAGCACTCCGAAGGTTGAGAGGAAACATGTGACCAAAACTTTCTCAACAGCCACTCTGATTAAACAGAAAGGCAGTCAGGACTTTGGAAAAGTAAAACCTACTGTATCAACTCCTGCCCTGGGCCAGGGGACACGGAGTCCAGAGTTAAAGGAGGGCTCAGTTTCCCCATTAATCAGACAGGAGAGCTTCACCAAGGAGCGGCCCAGCAATCCACGACTGCCCAACATCTCGAGCCAGCCTGCACAAAGAGACCTAGTCCCTGAATTATTTCAGGGAGCCACCAGTCAGGACACTCATTCTTACCtcaaagagacagagaatgtCCTGGCTGTTCTAGAAGCAAAACTCCAAGCAGGACAATCAGGGCCCTCTCCGTCTCCTGTTATGGACTCTCTTTCTGGGGAGTCTGATGTGGATACCTCTAGCACAGTCAGCCAGCAAAGCAATAAAACCAAGCCAAACACAATGACGAAAAAAACATCCGTTAGTGGCTTCCATAGAGAGAGGTCTTCAGCTAGCACAGCTAGTCAGGACTCAAATCATCAGTCCACATCATCAGAAAAGCACCGTCCTCTGGGAGCAGACAGTAGAAACAAGACTGAGTCTGTCAGGAGGCCGGTTGGACTGAGACGTAGCGTGGGGAAATGTGGCTCCACAGACCTTAGCGATGACCCTCAGAGTTTACCTTACTCTGATCAGGAGTCTAACAACCACCAAACACGCAAGAAGTACACCGTGCCCCTTCAGAGGGAGGACGGCAAGAGCACTAGAGCATCCCAGGCCCTGAGTCGTGCCAACAGCTTGTCAGCTCCAAGACCTACCAGGGCCTCCATGCTCCGTCGGGCTCGCCTGGGAGAGGCCTCTGACAACGAGGGCACAGAGACGGACAGACTGTCCCAGGAGACAGGCAACGCCCCACCTAAGCAGCCTCAGGAAGCCAAGAAACTTTCCAGGCTGGATATGCTGGCCATGCCTCGCAAGCGGACAAGCTCATTCAACACACCCAGTGACACCGAGGCCTCATCCACCCCGCAGTGGACGGGCAGGAGCACAGGATTTTCTAACCGCAGCACAGAGTTAGGCGGCAGCTCTTCTCGAAGGGCCTCTGCTTCAGCGCCAAAGCCTGTAGAAAGGCCACAGAAAGCGCCGCTCGGCAAAACCCCAATCACTCGTGGACGCTCCAGCAGTACCAAATACGCCAGCAGCACAGCAA CTTCTTTTAGCCCCCGTCATCAGCCTCGATCACAGCCGGTGGTTGCCATGCGTCTGACATCTCGAAACAGAGATTCTGAAGAGGAGAACCACGAGGGAGAGGCCTTCCAAAATTGGTCCTCTCACAGTGCTGAGATTGCACG GTTGAGTCAAGATCTAGCCAAAGACTTGGCAATCTTGGCCAGAGAGATTCATGATGTAGCAGGCGATGGTGATCCACAAAACCTTGGAAGGGAGGGCAGTGCACCTGTCTCCACGGTGACCGCTCGTGAACAG CTGGTTCAGCATATTCCAGAGGCTGGATTACACTACCAGAGAGTCCCACCAAGTTCTACTCCTACGAGGGCACCCGACCAGAGCCCAAGTGACCTTGAACATAACTCTAAGCAACAAGCTCGAAGCAGAGATGAG gTTGTCGTGGATAATTTGATGCTGAATCCAGTGTCTCAGGTTATCGTTGCCATCAGAGAAAACACGGAGCAACTTGCTGACAAAATTAA GGTACTGTTCCAGGACAGGGTGGATATCTGGGAGGAAATAGAGGCAAGGGTTAATTCTGATAATGATGCCCCTGTTGTCAAGACTTCCAACAAG GAAATCACAGCTATCTTGAGAGAACTGAGGAGAGTTCAGAGACAACTCGAGG TCATTAACACAGTCATGGAACCCAGTGGGCAGCCCGAAGCTACCAAACCCTCAGCCACTgccgtctcctcctcctcttcgtctgGAGTTCGGTCCTCTAGACCTGCTTCCTCACGAGACTGGAGAACAGTTCACTCTGTTACCAAGCGTGGCGGTGGCCCGAGGCCCAGCGAGAGCGTCAGGAGAGCAGCTGTGACCCCAGACGATCTCAGAGAGGGATATTTAGTCTGA